A genomic stretch from Cellulomonas sp. KRMCY2 includes:
- the holA gene encoding DNA polymerase III subunit delta: MPPAPRRPAGMTTSWDQVEPAPLVLITGTEALLAERAVERLIAQARQADPAVEVTRLEGAAYEAGRLRVATSPSLFGEARVVVLTDLNTGTEQALADVVAYVDEPSPDVVLVLQHGGGVRGKKTLDAVRAAGAVVVSCEPVKRDADKYAFAVAELSRSGRKAEPDALRALVEACGADLRELAAACLQLVADTAGRISLDVVTRYYAGRVEASGFRVADAAVEGNAGQAVALLRHALATGSDPVPIVAALAAKLRSLAKVAAARGRGLDPVRDLGLAPWQVDRARRELHSWTPESLASAIVAVAQADAEVKGAGRDPVFAVERAVLRVAAASGR; the protein is encoded by the coding sequence ATGCCTCCAGCTCCTCGACGCCCGGCCGGCATGACGACGAGCTGGGACCAGGTCGAACCCGCCCCCCTCGTGCTCATCACCGGGACCGAGGCGCTGCTCGCCGAGCGGGCCGTCGAGCGGCTCATCGCCCAGGCACGGCAGGCGGATCCTGCTGTGGAGGTCACGCGGCTCGAGGGCGCCGCCTACGAGGCAGGTCGGCTCCGGGTCGCGACCAGCCCTTCACTCTTCGGCGAGGCACGAGTCGTCGTGCTCACGGACCTGAACACCGGGACGGAGCAGGCGCTGGCCGATGTCGTCGCCTACGTCGACGAGCCGTCGCCCGACGTCGTGCTGGTGCTGCAGCACGGGGGAGGGGTGCGCGGGAAGAAGACCCTCGACGCCGTCCGGGCCGCCGGGGCGGTCGTGGTGTCCTGTGAGCCCGTGAAGCGGGATGCCGACAAGTACGCCTTCGCGGTCGCGGAGCTGAGCCGCAGCGGCCGCAAGGCCGAGCCGGACGCCCTTCGTGCCCTCGTCGAGGCGTGCGGTGCCGACCTGCGCGAGCTCGCAGCCGCGTGTCTCCAGCTGGTCGCGGACACTGCCGGCAGGATCTCGCTGGATGTCGTGACCCGCTACTACGCGGGCCGGGTCGAGGCGAGCGGCTTCCGGGTGGCCGATGCAGCGGTCGAGGGGAACGCGGGCCAGGCGGTCGCCCTCTTGCGGCATGCGCTGGCCACCGGCTCGGACCCGGTCCCGATCGTCGCAGCCCTCGCAGCCAAGCTGCGGAGCCTCGCCAAGGTCGCCGCCGCACGTGGGCGCGGGCTGGACCCGGTGCGTGACCTCGGGCTGGCGCCGTGGCAGGTGGACCGGGCCCGCCGTGAGCTCCACAGCTGGACGCCGGAGTCGCTCGCCTCGGCCATCGTCGCCGTCGCTCAGGCCGACGCCGAGGTCAAGGGCGCCGGTCGCGACCCGGTCTTCGCCGTCGAGCGGGCCGTCCTACGTGTCGCGGCCGCCTCAGGTCGCTGA
- a CDS encoding helix-turn-helix domain-containing protein, which yields MTELSDRLRAERTRAGLSQTALAGDDFSPSYISLIEAGRRVPTDGALKILAARVGTTADYLRHGDKAPSEERARMEIGFARLALANGAAAEARDRLLALDLSTVAPRHHAEALRALAQAHEALGDLEESVAVLEPLLADARSHGRSLEAAALASDLVASYHEAGDVSHSIELGEQVLAEIEKDGIAATDEHLRLASTILWSYYERGDLLFATHRVAELIELAESKGSMRGRGSIYWNAAMIAEGRGEFAEARRLTERALAYLSEGAASRDLPRLRLHYGWLLLRSAPPDPVAALEQLGHAAKDLEYVGSENELARCSYESGRAYLMLGDPHRAEELAREGLAHLGDTGGYDACDGQIVLGDALAALGDVEGAKAAYSWAADRLAMMSAGRQAASVWRSLADRMIEQGDTAGAAKAYETALREAGIRPTTFPVIAPQAVTAGFAETLESWEASDS from the coding sequence GTGACAGAACTCTCGGATCGCCTTCGGGCCGAACGAACCCGTGCCGGCCTCTCGCAGACCGCGCTGGCAGGTGACGACTTCTCGCCCAGCTACATCTCGCTGATCGAGGCCGGGCGTCGCGTGCCGACGGACGGTGCGCTGAAGATCCTCGCCGCGCGGGTCGGCACCACCGCCGACTACCTGCGGCACGGCGACAAGGCGCCGAGCGAGGAGCGCGCGCGGATGGAGATCGGCTTCGCGCGGCTCGCCCTGGCGAACGGCGCGGCTGCCGAGGCCCGCGACCGGCTGCTCGCGCTCGACCTCTCGACCGTGGCGCCCCGGCACCACGCGGAGGCCCTGCGTGCCCTCGCGCAGGCCCATGAGGCGCTCGGCGACCTCGAGGAGTCCGTCGCCGTGCTCGAGCCGCTGCTCGCCGACGCCCGCTCGCACGGCCGGTCGCTCGAGGCGGCCGCCCTGGCCAGCGACCTCGTGGCGTCCTATCACGAGGCCGGCGACGTCTCGCACAGCATCGAGCTCGGTGAGCAGGTGCTCGCCGAGATCGAGAAGGACGGGATCGCGGCGACCGACGAGCACCTTCGCCTGGCGTCGACCATCCTGTGGTCCTACTACGAGCGGGGCGACCTGCTCTTCGCGACGCACCGGGTCGCGGAGCTGATCGAGCTCGCCGAGTCCAAGGGCTCGATGCGAGGTCGCGGCAGCATCTACTGGAACGCGGCGATGATCGCCGAGGGTCGTGGCGAGTTCGCCGAGGCGCGACGGCTGACCGAACGCGCTCTGGCGTACCTCAGCGAGGGTGCAGCCAGCCGGGACCTCCCGCGACTTCGCCTGCACTACGGCTGGTTGCTGCTGCGCAGCGCCCCGCCCGACCCCGTCGCTGCGCTCGAGCAGCTGGGTCACGCCGCCAAGGACCTCGAGTACGTCGGCTCGGAGAACGAGCTCGCGCGCTGCTCGTACGAGTCGGGGCGGGCGTACCTCATGCTCGGCGACCCGCACCGGGCCGAGGAGCTCGCCCGCGAGGGTCTCGCGCACCTGGGTGATACCGGCGGCTACGACGCGTGCGACGGCCAGATCGTGCTGGGCGACGCGCTGGCGGCGCTCGGCGACGTCGAGGGCGCCAAGGCCGCGTACAGCTGGGCCGCCGACCGGCTCGCCATGATGTCGGCGGGTCGCCAGGCAGCGTCCGTCTGGCGATCGCTCGCCGATCGGATGATCGAGCAGGGCGACACCGCCGGGGCAGCCAAGGCCTACGAGACCGCTCTGCGGGAGGCCGGGATCCGTCCGACGACCTTCCCGGTGATCGCCCCGCAGGCGGTCACTGCGGGCTTCGCGGAGACGCTCGAGTCCTGGGAGGCGTCGGACTCCTGA
- a CDS encoding EAL domain-containing protein, with the protein MHGYEFLYRAGREHTLRVDRWSAAAQDRATLRVLEATFSGTGVQSVAAHALVFVSLTRSLLVSDLPVPPRPGHLVIEVVESVRADAAVVRGVATLRAQGFRIAIDDFVGLDSQLPLLPYADYVTIDRRDLVRGPALVDLARTYGATLVAERIETAAEWERCRALGFDLFQGNHLEATQVLNRTPIMSRRPVARSWTPKTVGGTTSSARTAASTAATIPSPRAPVAR; encoded by the coding sequence GTGCACGGCTACGAGTTCCTGTACCGAGCCGGCCGCGAGCACACCCTGCGGGTCGACCGCTGGTCGGCCGCGGCACAGGATCGCGCGACGCTCCGGGTGCTCGAAGCGACCTTCAGCGGGACCGGCGTGCAGTCGGTCGCCGCCCACGCGCTGGTCTTCGTGAGCCTCACACGGTCGCTCCTGGTCTCCGACCTCCCCGTTCCGCCCCGGCCCGGGCACCTCGTGATCGAGGTCGTCGAGTCCGTCCGCGCGGACGCGGCCGTCGTCCGTGGTGTCGCGACCCTCCGTGCCCAAGGCTTCCGGATCGCGATCGACGACTTCGTCGGGCTCGACAGCCAGCTCCCGCTCCTGCCCTACGCCGACTACGTCACGATCGACCGGCGGGACCTCGTCCGTGGGCCGGCTCTGGTCGACCTGGCCAGGACGTACGGCGCGACACTGGTCGCGGAGCGGATCGAGACCGCTGCCGAGTGGGAGCGCTGCCGCGCCCTCGGCTTCGACCTCTTCCAGGGCAACCACCTCGAGGCGACGCAGGTCCTGAACCGCACACCGATCATGAGCCGTCGACCCGTCGCACGCTCCTGGACCCCCAAGACGGTGGGGGGGACGACGTCGTCGGCAAGGACGGCGGCGAGCACAGCTGCGACGATCCCGTCGCCGCGCGCGCCCGTGGCCCGCTGA
- the rpsT gene encoding 30S ribosomal protein S20, which produces MANIKSQIKRIRTNELARVRNKAVKSELKTHVRRVREAVAAGDKDAASEALRSASTKIDKAVSKGVIHANQAANRKSALAKQVSAL; this is translated from the coding sequence GTGGCGAACATCAAGTCCCAGATCAAGCGCATCCGCACCAACGAGCTGGCGCGCGTCCGCAACAAGGCCGTCAAGTCCGAGCTCAAGACGCACGTGCGTCGGGTTCGCGAGGCCGTCGCCGCAGGCGACAAGGACGCGGCGAGCGAGGCACTGCGCAGCGCATCGACAAAGATCGACAAGGCAGTGAGCAAGGGCGTCATCCACGCCAACCAGGCTGCGAACCGCAAGTCGGCCCTCGCGAAGCAGGTCAGCGCGCTCTGA
- a CDS encoding type II toxin-antitoxin system PemK/MazF family toxin: MSTSSLVARLLGATVRGLSGVTAKDRRGSSGDGRASKAKPVGRAAAAGYPGDFTGVVHPVYAPHRDGSPDPGEIVWTWVPYEEDATRGKDRPVLLVGHDGDWLLGLILSSRDHDAQPARNGETWIDLGVGDWDSRRRPSEVRLDRILRLDPAAVRREGSVLDRTRFAMISDRLG, encoded by the coding sequence GTGAGCACCTCCTCCCTCGTCGCCCGGCTGCTCGGGGCTACGGTCCGCGGTCTGTCCGGGGTCACCGCGAAGGATCGGCGCGGGTCGTCCGGCGACGGGCGTGCCAGCAAGGCGAAGCCGGTCGGCCGTGCTGCTGCCGCCGGCTACCCGGGCGACTTCACCGGTGTCGTCCATCCGGTCTACGCGCCGCATCGGGACGGTTCACCGGACCCGGGCGAGATCGTCTGGACCTGGGTCCCCTACGAGGAGGACGCCACCCGCGGCAAGGACCGGCCGGTCCTCCTCGTGGGGCACGACGGGGACTGGCTGCTCGGTCTCATCCTGAGCAGCCGGGACCACGACGCCCAGCCCGCCCGTAACGGCGAGACCTGGATCGACCTCGGCGTGGGCGACTGGGACTCCCGGCGCCGGCCGAGCGAGGTCCGCCTCGACCGGATCCTGCGGCTGGACCCGGCGGCGGTCCGACGGGAGGGTTCCGTCCTCGACCGCACCCGGTTCGCGATGATCTCCGACCGGCTCGGATGA
- a CDS encoding dodecin family protein — protein sequence MFRAHLDEEDQTMASVARITHISSRSETSFEDAVRGGVERAAQTLRNVSGAWVKEQKVEVTDGRITSFQVVLEVTFVLD from the coding sequence GTGTTCCGTGCACACCTCGACGAGGAGGACCAGACGATGGCATCCGTCGCCCGCATCACCCACATCAGCTCCCGCTCCGAGACCAGCTTCGAGGACGCCGTCCGTGGCGGCGTCGAGCGCGCCGCCCAGACGCTGCGCAACGTCTCGGGAGCGTGGGTCAAGGAGCAGAAGGTCGAGGTCACCGACGGCCGGATCACCTCCTTCCAGGTCGTCCTCGAGGTCACCTTCGTCCTGGACTGA
- the lepA gene encoding translation elongation factor 4 translates to MSPIPSTALNKRIQPAGTPPELLRNFCIIAHIDHGKSTLADRMLQLTGVVDDRAMRAQYLDRMDIERERGITIKSQAVRMPWAVQAPDGTMTPYALNMIDTPGHVDFTYEVSRSLAACEGAVLLVDAAQGIEAQTLANLYLAMENDLAIIPVLNKIDLPAAQPEKYAEEIAGLLGGDPADILRVSGKTGAGVLELLDRIVDVVPAPQGSADAPARAIIFDSVYDTYRGVVTYVRVVDGHLSPREKIVMMSTRATHELLEIGVISPEPNPTDGLGVGEVGYLITGVKDVRQSKVGDTVTNASKPAAAALAEYHDPRPMVFSGLYPIDGTDYPVLRDALDRLKLNDAALVYEPETSVALGFGFRVGFLGLLHLEIVRERLEREFDLDLISTAPNVVYEVTLEDRTVITVTNPSEFPGGKIGEVREPVVKATILCPSEFIGSVMELCQIRRGDLLGMDYLSAERVELRYTLPLAEIVFDFFDQLKSKTRGYASLDYEPSGEVAADLVKVDILLQGEQVDAFSAIVHKDKAYAYGVMMVGKLRELIPRQQFEVPIQAAVGARVIARETVRAMRKDVLAKCYGGDISRKRKLLEKQKEGKKRMKTIGRVEVPQEAFIAALSTDTTGGKDGKAKK, encoded by the coding sequence GTGTCCCCGATCCCCAGCACGGCGCTGAACAAGCGCATCCAGCCCGCCGGCACGCCGCCGGAGCTGTTGCGCAACTTCTGCATCATCGCCCACATCGACCACGGCAAGTCGACCCTGGCCGACCGCATGCTGCAGCTGACCGGCGTCGTGGACGACCGCGCGATGCGGGCGCAGTACCTGGACCGGATGGACATCGAGCGCGAGCGCGGCATCACCATCAAGTCCCAGGCGGTCCGGATGCCGTGGGCAGTGCAGGCGCCGGACGGGACGATGACGCCGTACGCGCTCAACATGATCGACACGCCAGGTCACGTCGACTTCACCTATGAGGTCTCGCGGTCCCTCGCCGCATGCGAGGGCGCGGTCCTGCTCGTCGACGCCGCACAGGGCATCGAGGCGCAGACGCTCGCCAACCTCTACCTGGCGATGGAGAACGACCTCGCGATCATCCCCGTCCTGAACAAGATCGACCTGCCGGCCGCCCAGCCGGAGAAGTACGCCGAGGAGATCGCCGGCCTCCTCGGGGGCGACCCGGCGGACATCCTGCGGGTCTCGGGCAAGACGGGTGCGGGCGTCCTGGAGCTGCTCGACCGGATCGTGGACGTCGTCCCGGCGCCGCAGGGCAGCGCCGACGCACCGGCGCGCGCGATCATCTTCGACTCGGTCTACGACACGTACCGGGGTGTGGTGACGTACGTCCGCGTCGTCGACGGGCACCTGAGCCCGCGCGAGAAGATCGTGATGATGTCGACCCGGGCGACCCACGAGCTCCTGGAGATCGGCGTGATCTCACCGGAGCCGAACCCCACCGACGGCCTCGGCGTCGGTGAGGTCGGCTACCTGATCACCGGCGTCAAGGACGTGCGCCAGTCCAAGGTCGGCGACACGGTGACCAACGCGAGCAAGCCGGCGGCAGCGGCCCTGGCGGAGTACCACGACCCCCGGCCGATGGTCTTCTCCGGGCTGTACCCCATCGACGGCACGGACTACCCGGTGCTGCGCGACGCCCTCGACCGGCTCAAGCTCAACGACGCCGCCCTCGTCTATGAGCCCGAGACGTCGGTGGCGCTGGGCTTCGGCTTCCGGGTCGGGTTCCTCGGCCTGCTGCACCTGGAGATCGTGCGCGAGCGGCTCGAGCGTGAGTTCGACCTCGACCTGATCTCCACGGCCCCCAACGTCGTGTACGAGGTGACGCTCGAGGATCGCACGGTGATCACCGTCACCAACCCGAGCGAGTTCCCGGGCGGCAAGATCGGCGAGGTGCGCGAGCCGGTGGTCAAGGCGACGATCCTGTGCCCGAGCGAGTTCATCGGCTCGGTCATGGAGCTGTGCCAGATCCGCCGGGGCGACCTGCTCGGCATGGACTACCTGTCCGCGGAGCGGGTCGAGCTGCGGTACACCCTGCCGCTCGCCGAGATCGTCTTCGACTTCTTCGACCAGCTGAAGTCCAAGACCCGGGGCTACGCCTCGCTCGACTACGAGCCGTCCGGTGAGGTCGCAGCCGACCTGGTCAAGGTCGACATCCTGCTGCAGGGCGAGCAGGTGGACGCGTTCAGCGCCATCGTGCACAAGGACAAGGCCTACGCGTACGGCGTGATGATGGTCGGCAAGCTCCGCGAGCTGATCCCGCGCCAACAGTTCGAGGTGCCGATCCAGGCCGCCGTCGGTGCCCGGGTGATCGCCCGCGAGACGGTTCGTGCGATGCGCAAGGACGTGCTCGCCAAGTGCTACGGCGGAGACATCAGCCGCAAGCGCAAGCTGCTCGAGAAGCAGAAGGAGGGCAAGAAGCGGATGAAGACCATCGGGCGGGTCGAGGTCCCGCAGGAGGCCTTCATCGCCGCGCTGTCCACCGACACCACCGGCGGCAAGGACGGCAAGGCCAAGAAGTAG
- a CDS encoding aldo/keto reductase encodes MRTIELGTTGEHVSRIALGAMGMGAAAGEEPSFALLDRFIADGGTFVDTADCYAWWGAQGTNGGQSEELLGRWLRRSGARDTVFLATKGTARLTDPGRVWPAGSQDPDWDLARQTFVGAGSTSLRESLEGSLRRLGTDRIDLYYVHVDDRTTPLEETLETLASFVTEGKVRYLGWSNVHTWRLERIRGLCLRNGWPMPVALQQQHSYLQRRVGLVNASIVDDEQLDYLRSHRDLTLVAYSPVLKGLYDTPAEQREQLWTYEPYAGEPARARLAAVDQVAGELGVRPSQVVLAWLLAQDSPQVVPLIGTTRLQRYEEALAALDITLDPHQLATLDGA; translated from the coding sequence ATGAGGACGATCGAGCTGGGCACCACCGGTGAGCACGTGAGCCGGATCGCGCTCGGCGCCATGGGGATGGGCGCAGCGGCGGGCGAGGAGCCGTCGTTCGCCCTGCTCGACCGGTTCATCGCCGACGGTGGCACCTTCGTCGACACGGCGGACTGCTACGCATGGTGGGGCGCCCAGGGCACCAACGGCGGGCAGAGCGAGGAGCTCCTCGGTCGTTGGCTGCGCCGATCGGGCGCGCGGGACACAGTGTTCCTGGCCACCAAGGGCACGGCTCGGCTCACCGACCCAGGTCGCGTGTGGCCGGCGGGCAGCCAGGATCCGGACTGGGACCTGGCGCGGCAGACCTTCGTGGGCGCCGGCTCGACCAGCCTGCGCGAGTCCCTCGAAGGAAGCCTCCGGCGGCTGGGCACGGACCGCATCGACCTGTACTACGTCCACGTCGACGACCGGACGACCCCGCTCGAGGAGACCCTGGAGACGCTCGCGTCCTTCGTCACGGAGGGCAAGGTCCGCTACCTCGGCTGGTCCAACGTGCACACCTGGCGGCTCGAGCGCATCCGTGGCCTCTGCCTGCGCAACGGATGGCCGATGCCGGTGGCGCTGCAGCAGCAGCACAGCTACCTGCAGCGGCGCGTCGGTCTCGTCAACGCCTCGATCGTCGACGACGAGCAGCTCGACTACCTCCGGTCCCACCGCGACCTGACCCTCGTCGCGTACTCCCCCGTGCTCAAGGGCCTCTACGACACCCCGGCGGAGCAGCGCGAGCAGCTGTGGACCTACGAGCCGTACGCCGGGGAACCGGCCCGCGCCCGCCTGGCCGCCGTCGACCAGGTGGCCGGGGAGCTCGGCGTGCGGCCGAGCCAGGTGGTTCTCGCGTGGCTGCTGGCCCAGGACTCACCGCAGGTCGTCCCCCTGATCGGCACCACGCGGCTGCAGCGGTACGAGGAGGCCCTGGCGGCGCTGGACATCACGCTGGACCCGCACCAGCTCGCAACTCTGGACGGCGCCTGA
- a CDS encoding MerR family transcriptional regulator, which yields MTTVLGQGCSIEEAAERTGVSAHTLRYYERIGLLAPVPRGPGGHRRFSDADLGAVGFLTLLRQTGMPIRDMQRFIELTRAGDATVPGRVAVLTGHREQLVARLELMQQHLHALDHKIAVYRTMLGTAPAGIGRTTQEST from the coding sequence ATGACCACCGTTCTCGGCCAGGGCTGCAGCATCGAGGAGGCCGCCGAGCGCACCGGCGTCTCCGCGCACACCCTGCGGTACTACGAGCGCATCGGGCTGCTGGCGCCGGTTCCCCGCGGGCCCGGCGGGCACCGCCGGTTCAGCGACGCGGACCTCGGGGCCGTCGGCTTCCTCACGCTGCTGCGCCAGACCGGCATGCCGATCCGTGACATGCAGCGGTTCATCGAGCTGACCAGAGCGGGTGACGCAACAGTCCCCGGCCGCGTGGCGGTGCTCACCGGGCACCGCGAGCAGCTCGTCGCCCGCCTGGAGCTCATGCAGCAGCACCTCCACGCCCTGGACCACAAGATCGCCGTCTACCGGACCATGCTCGGGACCGCACCCGCGGGCATCGGACGGACCACACAGGAGAGCACATGA
- the hemW gene encoding radical SAM family heme chaperone HemW translates to MVPSALPDGVPVPDDGALPDWVGQSPPSEQGFGVYIHVPFCTVRCGYCDFNTYTATELGGGASQAAYADTALREIALAARVLDDVGRGGRPVGTVFVGGGTPTVLPAGDLARMLDAVRTTWGLAPDAEVTTEANPDSVTPASLAALAGAGFTRVSFGMQSAVPHVLATLERTHDPARIPDVVRWARDAGLAVSLDLIYGTPGESVADWQRSVEAALACGVDHVSSYALVVEEGTKMAAQVRRGVLPMPDPDDEATKYEIADDLLSAAGLQWYEVSNWARTPDDACRHNLAYWRGVDWWGIGPGAHSHLGAGDRAVRWWNVKHPRAYADRLVAGRSPAAARELLGAADVRLERVLLGVRIRQGLDLDELSPRGRTAVAGLVADGLLDGVAAVRGRAVLTGRGRLLADTVVRSLTD, encoded by the coding sequence ATGGTCCCCAGCGCTCTCCCGGACGGTGTGCCGGTGCCCGACGACGGCGCCCTGCCGGACTGGGTCGGCCAGTCGCCGCCGTCGGAGCAGGGCTTCGGCGTGTACATCCACGTGCCGTTCTGCACGGTGCGGTGCGGCTACTGCGACTTCAACACCTACACCGCGACCGAGCTCGGTGGCGGGGCCAGCCAGGCTGCGTACGCGGACACCGCGCTGCGGGAGATCGCCCTGGCGGCGCGCGTCCTGGACGACGTCGGGCGCGGTGGCCGTCCGGTGGGCACCGTCTTCGTCGGTGGTGGCACACCGACGGTGCTGCCGGCCGGCGACCTGGCGCGGATGCTCGACGCCGTGCGGACCACCTGGGGGCTGGCACCCGACGCCGAGGTCACGACGGAGGCCAATCCCGACTCGGTGACGCCCGCGTCCCTCGCGGCCCTCGCAGGTGCAGGCTTCACCCGGGTGTCCTTCGGCATGCAGTCGGCGGTCCCGCACGTGCTGGCCACCCTCGAGCGGACGCACGATCCGGCCCGCATCCCCGACGTCGTGCGGTGGGCCCGCGACGCCGGTCTCGCGGTCTCCCTCGACCTGATCTACGGCACGCCCGGCGAGTCCGTCGCCGACTGGCAGCGCTCGGTCGAGGCCGCCCTGGCCTGCGGCGTCGACCACGTCTCGTCCTATGCCCTCGTCGTCGAGGAGGGCACCAAGATGGCCGCCCAGGTGCGACGTGGCGTGCTGCCCATGCCGGACCCGGACGACGAGGCGACGAAGTACGAGATCGCCGACGACCTGCTCTCCGCGGCCGGGCTGCAGTGGTACGAGGTCAGCAACTGGGCTCGCACGCCCGATGACGCGTGCCGGCACAACCTCGCCTACTGGCGTGGCGTGGACTGGTGGGGGATCGGCCCGGGGGCGCACTCCCACCTGGGTGCCGGGGACCGGGCGGTGCGGTGGTGGAACGTCAAGCACCCGCGCGCCTACGCCGATCGGCTCGTCGCCGGCCGGAGCCCCGCCGCGGCGCGCGAGCTGCTGGGTGCGGCCGACGTCCGCCTGGAGCGCGTACTGCTCGGCGTGCGGATCCGCCAGGGCCTGGACCTCGACGAGCTCTCGCCGCGCGGCCGGACGGCTGTGGCCGGCCTCGTCGCGGACGGTCTGCTCGACGGCGTCGCGGCGGTGCGTGGCCGCGCGGTCCTCACCGGCCGCGGCCGCCTCCTCGCGGACACCGTCGTCCGCTCCCTCACCGACTGA
- a CDS encoding DUF4870 domain-containing protein — translation MSDSDQRLWATLSHVGGILFWFVPSLVIWLVFKGRGQFVEEQAKEALNFQILLTIAYVVGWITSFIGIGILILVAVGIGGLVFMILAGIAANKGVAYRYPITLRLIK, via the coding sequence CTGAGCGACTCGGACCAGCGACTGTGGGCGACGCTGTCGCACGTCGGCGGCATCCTCTTCTGGTTCGTGCCGTCGCTCGTCATCTGGCTCGTCTTCAAGGGCCGAGGCCAGTTCGTCGAGGAACAGGCCAAGGAGGCGCTCAACTTCCAGATCCTGCTGACGATCGCCTACGTCGTCGGCTGGATCACGAGCTTCATCGGCATCGGGATCCTCATCCTGGTGGCTGTCGGCATCGGCGGGCTCGTCTTCATGATCTTGGCTGGTATCGCCGCCAACAAGGGCGTGGCGTACCGCTACCCCATCACCCTGCGCCTTATCAAGTGA
- a CDS encoding DUF3097 domain-containing protein, which translates to MSQDRYGNDVLRDPGGHRPRHPTSRPQVAQDGLVVEEVTTGWVGAVVRVEKSGGMHVVVLEDRKGRTRTFPLGPGFWVDGRPVELTAPAGPGAPAPPTRTASGSVAVHGARARVARGSRIWVEGKHDAELVEKVWGDDLRVEGVVVELLDGVDNLTEAVRDFAPGRDRRLGVLVDHLVPGSKESRIAADAVRSARPGTVRVLGHPYVDVWQAVRPERLGLARWPTIERDTEWKRGILRELDWPAATQTDVARAWQRILATVRDYRDLEPALLGRMEELIDFVTVEDPPTV; encoded by the coding sequence ATGAGCCAGGACAGATACGGCAACGACGTGCTGCGCGACCCGGGCGGCCACCGACCACGGCACCCCACGTCACGACCGCAGGTCGCGCAGGACGGGCTGGTCGTCGAGGAGGTCACCACCGGCTGGGTCGGGGCCGTCGTGCGGGTCGAGAAGTCCGGCGGCATGCACGTCGTCGTGCTCGAGGACCGCAAGGGACGCACCCGGACCTTCCCCCTCGGGCCGGGCTTCTGGGTCGACGGCCGGCCGGTCGAGCTCACCGCCCCGGCGGGGCCCGGCGCGCCGGCGCCACCGACCCGGACGGCGTCCGGCTCGGTGGCGGTGCACGGCGCGCGGGCCCGGGTGGCACGCGGCAGCCGGATCTGGGTCGAGGGCAAGCACGACGCCGAGCTGGTCGAGAAGGTCTGGGGCGACGACCTGCGGGTCGAGGGTGTCGTGGTCGAGCTGCTGGACGGCGTCGACAACCTCACCGAGGCGGTCCGGGACTTCGCGCCCGGGCGCGACCGGCGGCTGGGCGTCCTCGTCGACCACCTCGTGCCGGGCTCCAAGGAGTCCCGGATCGCCGCGGACGCGGTGCGGTCCGCGCGGCCCGGGACGGTGCGCGTGCTCGGTCACCCCTACGTCGACGTCTGGCAGGCGGTGCGGCCCGAGCGGCTCGGCCTGGCCCGATGGCCGACGATCGAGCGCGACACGGAGTGGAAGCGCGGGATCCTGCGCGAGCTCGACTGGCCTGCTGCGACCCAGACCGACGTCGCGCGCGCCTGGCAGCGGATCCTGGCCACCGTGCGCGACTACCGAGACCTCGAACCCGCCCTCCTGGGTCGGATGGAAGAGCTGATCGACTTCGTGACCGTGGAAGATCCCCCCACGGTCTGA